A window of Fibrobacter sp. UWB11 contains these coding sequences:
- a CDS encoding glycosyltransferase family 2 protein, with protein sequence MSEDILFYAQIAFWILLFLIVHCYLLFPMTLPFVSEIFKRKKKSMDGCAELPSVSILISAYNEEAVIERKIRNILEIDYPKEKLEVLIGDDGSADKTAEIVARYADQGITLVKAPKNAGKAAMLNRLQKIAKNDILLFCDANTMFFPNVVRKLVDPFKDKKIGCACGHLILSDKSGSVLGKGESSYWDLESEIKKFEGVLDRLIGGNGALYAIRKNLYTELPVKKSVMDDFFVTTKILQKGFYCTFVASAIGTEQTSKESSGEYRRKVRIGRANFNYLFSYLPLLNPFRPLLAYLFFSHKIVRWFSPHILILLYVANALLLTKGLFYQISFGCMTLALIVAVTRILPSAYYFLLMNLAMLKGFFLAFKRERSGGWAREARSDE encoded by the coding sequence ATGAGTGAAGACATTCTCTTTTATGCACAAATTGCTTTCTGGATTTTATTGTTCCTGATTGTACATTGCTATTTGCTGTTTCCGATGACGCTCCCGTTTGTGAGTGAAATTTTCAAGCGCAAAAAGAAGTCGATGGATGGTTGTGCCGAACTTCCATCGGTGTCGATTTTGATTTCTGCCTATAACGAAGAAGCCGTGATTGAACGCAAGATTCGCAATATTCTTGAGATTGATTATCCCAAGGAAAAATTGGAAGTCTTGATTGGCGATGACGGTTCTGCAGATAAGACCGCAGAGATTGTGGCGCGATATGCCGACCAGGGAATTACTTTGGTAAAGGCTCCGAAGAACGCAGGCAAGGCTGCAATGCTGAACCGCTTGCAGAAAATTGCAAAGAACGATATCTTGCTGTTCTGCGATGCAAATACGATGTTTTTCCCGAATGTTGTGCGTAAGCTTGTCGATCCGTTCAAGGACAAGAAAATCGGATGCGCTTGCGGCCACCTGATTCTTTCGGACAAGAGCGGAAGCGTACTCGGTAAAGGCGAAAGTTCTTATTGGGACTTGGAAAGTGAAATCAAGAAGTTCGAAGGCGTGCTGGACCGCTTGATTGGAGGCAACGGCGCTCTTTATGCAATTCGCAAGAATCTTTATACTGAACTTCCGGTCAAGAAGAGCGTCATGGACGACTTCTTTGTAACGACGAAAATTTTGCAAAAGGGATTCTATTGCACGTTTGTTGCAAGTGCAATTGGTACGGAACAGACTTCGAAAGAATCGAGCGGTGAATACAGACGTAAAGTTCGTATTGGTCGCGCTAATTTTAATTACTTGTTCTCTTACTTGCCGCTTTTGAATCCGTTCCGTCCGCTGCTTGCTTACCTGTTCTTTTCGCATAAGATTGTACGCTGGTTCTCTCCGCACATCTTGATTCTTTTGTATGTCGCAAACGCATTGCTTTTGACGAAGGGCTTGTTCTACCAGATTTCGTTTGGCTGCATGACGCTTGCCTTGATTGTTGCGGTGACGAGAATCCTCCCGAGCGCTTACTACTTCTTGCTCATGAACCTTGCTATGCTTAAGGGATTCTTCCTTGCATTCAAGCGTGAACGCAGTGGCGGCTGGGCCCGTGAAGCTCGCAGCGACGAGTAA
- a CDS encoding thioredoxin family protein, with translation MKASVWIAVFCLALSAFAAPPPKPKLVHWMDYTEALEKAKNSKKLIFVDLYADWCVPCRIMDANTYSDPTVASLLNTRFISTKLDVDSQDTIVCDGKRKTVQRCYFDVWNLTVLPAFVLIAPKGLSIMTIKDSFTAEEMKYLLYQILEKEKEWISK, from the coding sequence ATGAAAGCGAGTGTATGGATTGCTGTATTTTGCCTTGCTCTTTCCGCGTTTGCGGCGCCTCCTCCCAAGCCTAAGCTTGTGCATTGGATGGACTACACCGAAGCATTGGAAAAAGCGAAGAATTCCAAGAAACTGATTTTTGTAGATCTTTATGCGGACTGGTGTGTGCCGTGCCGAATTATGGATGCAAATACATATTCGGATCCGACGGTCGCATCGCTTTTGAATACAAGATTCATTTCTACAAAACTTGATGTGGATTCGCAAGACACGATTGTCTGTGATGGCAAGCGAAAGACTGTACAGCGTTGCTATTTTGACGTGTGGAACTTGACCGTGCTGCCTGCGTTTGTCTTGATTGCTCCGAAGGGGCTCTCGATTATGACAATCAAGGATTCCTTTACTGCCGAAGAAATGAAGTATTTGCTTTACCAGATTCTTGAAAAAGAGAAGGAGTGGATTTCGAAATGA
- a CDS encoding ATP-dependent Clp protease proteolytic subunit: MADCNENKEKQTPDMLRKAEEYLASKRRIFLWGGVDDESAERIVKQLLYLDSLNHEDIIFFINSPGGVISSGLAIYDCMNAIQSDVVTVCCGQAASMGAVLLTAGAKGKRCAWPNARIMIHQPLIHGEIVAPASDIQIQAEEMLRIRGITGKILAETSGHTIEQIDRDTERDNFMSAEEAKSYGLVDKVESII; the protein is encoded by the coding sequence ATGGCTGATTGTAACGAGAATAAAGAAAAACAGACCCCGGACATGCTCAGAAAGGCTGAAGAATACCTCGCCTCCAAGCGCAGAATTTTCTTGTGGGGTGGTGTCGATGATGAAAGTGCCGAACGCATTGTGAAGCAGCTCCTGTATTTGGATTCCCTGAATCACGAAGACATTATTTTCTTCATCAACAGCCCGGGTGGCGTGATTTCCTCCGGTCTTGCCATTTACGACTGCATGAACGCAATCCAGAGCGATGTCGTGACGGTTTGCTGTGGACAGGCTGCCTCGATGGGTGCCGTGCTCCTCACTGCCGGTGCAAAGGGCAAGCGCTGTGCATGGCCGAACGCTCGTATCATGATTCACCAGCCGCTTATTCATGGTGAAATTGTTGCCCCTGCAAGTGATATTCAAATCCAGGCCGAAGAAATGCTTCGCATCCGTGGCATCACGGGCAAGATTCTTGCTGAAACGTCTGGCCACACAATTGAACAGATTGACCGCGACACCGAACGCGATAACTTCATGTCTGCCGAAGAAGCCAAGTCTTACGGTCTCGTGGATAAAGTCGAGAGCATCATCTAA
- a CDS encoding PTS sugar transporter subunit IIA has translation MRLSERFVDNCILINSSSETKEAILNELVDTLCSAYKLDHRDEIFEAIWTREQSRSTGIGCGLAVPHAKIDYVDRMCMVAATIEKGLDFQSFDGEPVFLLILIVSPGNTVGPHLKALSSVSRLLADGNVRKDLIASKTPAEFLTILRAAEDKYL, from the coding sequence ATGCGTCTATCTGAAAGATTTGTAGATAATTGCATCTTGATAAATTCTTCCAGTGAAACAAAGGAAGCCATTCTTAACGAATTGGTTGACACTCTCTGCAGCGCATACAAACTCGATCATCGTGACGAGATTTTCGAAGCAATCTGGACACGCGAACAAAGCCGCTCCACCGGCATCGGTTGCGGACTTGCCGTTCCGCATGCAAAGATTGACTACGTGGACCGCATGTGCATGGTCGCCGCCACCATCGAAAAGGGTCTGGATTTCCAGTCTTTTGATGGCGAACCGGTATTCCTGCTCATCCTCATCGTGAGTCCGGGAAACACCGTCGGCCCTCACCTCAAGGCGCTTTCTTCCGTGAGCCGCCTGTTGGCAGACGGAAACGTGCGCAAGGACCTCATCGCCTCGAAAACTCCGGCAGAGTTCCTTACCATCCTCCGCGCCGCCGAAGACAAGTACTTATAA
- a CDS encoding TolC family protein, producing the protein MNYKKAIVLGIFASASLVFADGSWTLSACLKQAKEKSLKLESAKIREQKADVSLEQAKVGNYPTLSASIGNSLYDSPFRDGPQDHYRLSAGINASYTLWDGGSTRLSIKANELNKEATRFSTKETERSVQESVLNAYMNLLAAIEKLHTADASVELAKAEFEHYNTLFEAGSITKKDLTQSQANVLQKEAAQLAAQLSVNTSKTTLRQLLELPESETFEVTAPETEIQTPDALTPIPSLDELQKTATDNSPSLKSDSLSIQVAQKNTEIAGKGKSIKVSLGASASTGLQAWESQKYGTQIKNGYSHSISLNINIPIIDGGATENKVLQAQLSETESAVALKEQAKSLENTIEKLYLNALSADMQWKAAILQVEAENEALLVAEEQRNVGALTYTDYLSQKNRLESAQSTLTNAKYTSLLARNLLDLYQGKLD; encoded by the coding sequence ATGAATTACAAAAAAGCAATCGTTCTCGGTATTTTTGCGTCAGCATCTCTTGTTTTCGCTGATGGTTCATGGACTTTAAGCGCATGTCTCAAGCAGGCAAAAGAAAAAAGCTTAAAGCTAGAATCTGCAAAAATCCGTGAACAAAAGGCAGATGTAAGCCTCGAGCAGGCTAAAGTCGGGAACTACCCCACCCTTTCGGCCAGCATCGGCAACTCCCTTTACGATTCCCCGTTCAGAGATGGTCCGCAAGACCATTACCGTCTCAGCGCAGGCATAAATGCTTCTTACACGTTGTGGGATGGCGGTTCTACGCGCCTTTCCATCAAGGCCAACGAACTGAACAAAGAAGCCACGCGCTTTTCGACAAAAGAAACCGAACGTTCCGTGCAAGAAAGCGTCCTGAACGCATACATGAACTTGCTCGCCGCCATCGAAAAACTGCACACCGCAGATGCTTCTGTTGAACTTGCCAAGGCTGAATTCGAGCACTACAACACACTGTTCGAAGCCGGTTCCATCACCAAGAAAGACTTGACCCAGTCGCAGGCAAACGTTCTGCAGAAAGAAGCAGCTCAACTCGCGGCACAATTGAGCGTCAACACTTCGAAGACTACACTTCGCCAGCTTTTGGAACTTCCCGAAAGCGAAACATTCGAGGTTACTGCTCCGGAAACAGAAATCCAGACACCGGATGCACTTACGCCAATTCCCTCGCTCGACGAACTTCAAAAAACCGCAACGGATAATTCCCCTAGCCTGAAATCCGACAGTCTTTCTATCCAGGTTGCACAGAAGAATACTGAAATTGCAGGCAAGGGCAAGTCTATCAAAGTCTCGCTCGGAGCAAGCGCAAGCACAGGCCTCCAAGCATGGGAATCCCAAAAATACGGTACCCAAATCAAGAACGGCTATTCGCATAGCATTTCGTTGAACATCAACATCCCGATTATCGATGGCGGAGCTACAGAAAACAAGGTGCTGCAAGCCCAGCTCAGCGAAACTGAAAGCGCGGTCGCCTTAAAGGAACAGGCTAAGTCCCTCGAAAATACTATCGAAAAACTTTACCTGAACGCCCTCAGCGCCGACATGCAGTGGAAGGCCGCCATTCTACAAGTCGAAGCAGAAAACGAAGCCTTACTGGTTGCCGAAGAACAGCGTAACGTAGGCGCCCTCACGTACACCGATTACCTTTCTCAAAAGAACCGCCTCGAAAGCGCGCAGTCCACGCTTACGAACGCCAAGTACACAAGCCTCTTGGCCCGCAATCTGCTGGACTTGTATCAGGGAAAGCTGGACTAA
- a CDS encoding diguanylate cyclase, which translates to MVEEKILIVDDDDAELKRDSDVLKGVGYEVIGCKSGAEALEYLLNNPVELVLLDVNMPEMNGYDVCLNIRKHFPLDDLPVIFLTNQENEESVTQGFQSGASDFVCKSAAPDILLARIGVHLRLARSLRNLREISLTDDLTGAYNRRHAICSLRELFARSKRYGTNFSIVYFDLNGLKKINDQHGHLAGDLLLRSVVTSCNKLLRESDMLFRMGGDEFLVICPDTDVKGAFVCAERMQESVKSLTIVDQTVAFAYGIASSAEDYKDMDEMLRSADASMYECKRKMRAERS; encoded by the coding sequence ATGGTAGAGGAAAAGATTCTTATCGTCGATGATGACGATGCTGAGTTGAAAAGAGACTCGGACGTTCTCAAAGGAGTAGGTTACGAAGTTATCGGTTGTAAATCCGGTGCCGAGGCTTTGGAATATTTGCTCAATAATCCTGTAGAGCTAGTGTTGCTCGACGTCAATATGCCTGAAATGAATGGCTATGATGTTTGCTTGAATATCCGTAAGCATTTCCCGTTGGACGATTTGCCCGTTATATTCCTCACAAATCAGGAAAATGAAGAAAGTGTAACGCAGGGTTTCCAATCGGGTGCATCGGACTTTGTATGTAAGTCTGCCGCGCCAGATATTTTGCTTGCTCGAATTGGTGTGCATTTGCGCTTGGCTCGTTCGTTACGCAACCTGCGCGAAATCTCCTTGACGGATGACTTGACTGGCGCGTACAACCGCCGTCATGCGATTTGTTCTCTCCGTGAGTTGTTTGCTCGTAGCAAACGTTACGGAACGAATTTCTCGATAGTTTATTTTGACTTGAATGGACTGAAAAAGATTAACGACCAGCATGGACATTTGGCTGGCGATTTGCTTCTCCGTTCTGTAGTGACTTCGTGCAACAAGTTGCTCCGTGAATCGGATATGCTGTTCCGCATGGGCGGTGACGAATTCTTAGTCATTTGCCCGGATACAGATGTGAAGGGTGCTTTTGTCTGTGCCGAAAGAATGCAGGAATCTGTAAAGTCGCTTACGATTGTGGACCAGACGGTTGCCTTTGCGTATGGCATTGCAAGTTCTGCTGAAGACTATAAGGACATGGACGAAATGCTTCGCAGTGCGGATGCATCCATGTACGAGTGCAAACGCAAGATGCGTGCGGAACGTAGTTAG
- the ftsY gene encoding signal recognition particle-docking protein FtsY, which translates to MGLFSAIKSGLAKTRDALLGELKGIVGAGKITDETLEELEEHLIKADVGVEAAFLLTDALRENALGKSLTTEQVLDIMRNEAERLLKDPPPFELKGKPHVVLVIGVNGAGKTTTIGKLAARLKNEGKKVMIAACDTFRAAAIDQLETWAERSGAEFVKHQEGSDPAAVAFDACSAAVARGCDVVLIDTAGRLHNKDYLMEELKKIVRVIKKVSPDMPHDMWLVIDGNTGQNTINQTKIFNQSFPLTGLVVTKLDGTARGGSVLSIASSLQIPIRWVGMGERIDQLVEFNKRDYVDGLFENALENRE; encoded by the coding sequence ATGGGTTTATTTTCTGCAATTAAGAGCGGGCTTGCTAAGACCCGCGACGCCTTGCTTGGCGAATTGAAGGGTATTGTCGGCGCCGGAAAAATTACGGACGAGACACTCGAAGAACTTGAAGAACATCTCATCAAGGCTGATGTTGGTGTCGAGGCTGCATTCCTTTTGACGGATGCACTTCGCGAAAACGCTTTGGGCAAGTCTCTTACGACAGAGCAGGTGCTCGACATCATGCGTAACGAAGCGGAACGCTTGCTCAAGGATCCTCCTCCGTTTGAACTCAAGGGCAAACCGCATGTGGTGCTCGTGATAGGCGTGAACGGTGCAGGCAAGACAACGACTATCGGTAAACTTGCTGCCCGCCTCAAGAACGAAGGCAAGAAGGTCATGATTGCCGCTTGCGATACGTTCCGTGCAGCTGCAATTGACCAGCTTGAAACATGGGCCGAACGTTCCGGTGCCGAATTCGTGAAGCATCAGGAAGGTTCTGACCCGGCTGCGGTTGCGTTTGATGCTTGCAGTGCCGCTGTTGCGCGCGGCTGCGATGTGGTGCTGATTGATACTGCCGGACGCTTGCACAATAAAGACTACTTGATGGAAGAACTCAAGAAGATTGTGCGTGTCATCAAGAAGGTGAGTCCGGACATGCCGCACGACATGTGGCTTGTGATTGACGGTAACACTGGACAGAACACCATTAACCAGACGAAGATCTTCAACCAGAGTTTCCCACTCACCGGTCTTGTCGTGACCAAGCTCGATGGAACCGCGCGTGGTGGCTCCGTGCTTTCGATTGCTAGTTCTTTGCAAATCCCGATCCGCTGGGTCGGCATGGGCGAACGCATCGACCAGCTTGTGGAATTCAATAAGCGCGACTACGTTGACGGTCTTTTCGAAAACGCTCTGGAAAATAGGGAGTAG
- a CDS encoding type I 3-dehydroquinate dehydratase produces the protein MPTDSQKYLVGLVDPETLTAAESEELHPARIDYESCDILEIRYDFFDESDWPSLASRVHKIAPNTIQLGTIRLKRDGGTFPNARATERPALWKKILEAADVPEWLDLERDCLHDFDELRDIAAPKGVKILVSEHNFTRIPNDLELKNYLTDVKRVKADGIKIAAMSNSDDDCTRLYKFAKKAKGFKFIAAFGMGETGKISRIWSLKEGANLTYGSIGKAAAPGQIDVALMRKAIDRLETTTSQIELSSFLNIF, from the coding sequence ATGCCAACAGATTCTCAGAAATACCTCGTCGGGCTAGTTGACCCCGAAACGCTTACCGCCGCTGAAAGCGAAGAGCTCCACCCGGCACGCATTGACTACGAAAGCTGCGACATCCTCGAAATCCGCTACGACTTTTTTGATGAATCCGACTGGCCATCATTAGCATCTCGCGTCCACAAAATCGCACCGAATACGATACAATTGGGCACCATACGACTCAAGCGAGATGGCGGAACATTCCCCAATGCACGCGCCACAGAACGCCCTGCCTTGTGGAAAAAGATTCTCGAAGCCGCAGACGTTCCGGAATGGCTAGACCTCGAACGCGACTGCCTCCATGACTTTGACGAACTCCGCGATATCGCCGCCCCCAAAGGCGTAAAGATTCTCGTTTCCGAGCATAACTTTACCCGAATCCCGAACGACCTCGAACTCAAGAACTACCTCACCGATGTCAAACGGGTCAAGGCAGACGGCATCAAAATTGCGGCCATGAGCAACTCCGACGACGACTGCACCAGACTCTACAAGTTTGCAAAAAAGGCAAAAGGGTTTAAATTCATCGCCGCATTCGGCATGGGCGAAACCGGAAAAATCAGTCGAATCTGGTCCCTGAAAGAGGGCGCAAACCTCACTTACGGCTCCATCGGGAAAGCAGCCGCCCCAGGTCAAATTGATGTTGCACTCATGAGAAAAGCCATCGACAGGCTCGAAACGACCACTTCACAGATAGAATTATCTTCTTTTTTAAACATATTTTAA
- a CDS encoding menaquinone biosynthetic enzyme MqnA/MqnD family protein: MTLCVGRIPFLVCAPFFFNSVGRENEFPEVAFVDGPPSAHCAGLKDGSIHLSPASSITFAQKPGAFVLSPSLCTSCSFEVRSVKLFSRYPIEQLSGKRIRMTSQSKTSVTLLRILLENRYGLRPEYVSGFAAEATDDACLLIGDLALEENERHRFAYSYDLGALWQEWQGLPFVFGAWLISKDALQPRLKPVLVDYMARLETGIREFRKNPSQALDLWLEKYPVNLPRPLIEDYFSVLDYHFTDERKLSLALFFKLASQMGLVESNPPIEYLE, from the coding sequence ATGACTCTCTGTGTTGGTCGAATCCCTTTTTTAGTCTGTGCGCCGTTTTTCTTTAATTCTGTCGGTCGCGAAAACGAATTTCCCGAGGTGGCCTTTGTCGATGGTCCGCCGAGCGCTCACTGTGCGGGCCTTAAAGATGGCTCTATTCATCTTTCTCCGGCCTCTTCCATTACCTTTGCTCAAAAACCGGGCGCCTTTGTGCTGTCACCTTCGCTTTGTACGTCCTGTTCCTTTGAGGTGCGGTCGGTCAAGCTTTTTTCGCGTTATCCCATTGAGCAACTTTCGGGTAAGCGTATCCGCATGACTTCGCAGAGCAAAACGTCTGTTACGTTATTGAGGATACTTCTTGAAAATAGGTATGGGTTGCGGCCTGAATACGTATCGGGATTTGCAGCAGAAGCGACAGATGATGCATGCCTTTTGATAGGCGACTTGGCGCTTGAAGAAAATGAACGCCATCGTTTTGCGTACAGCTATGATTTGGGTGCTCTTTGGCAAGAGTGGCAAGGGCTCCCCTTTGTCTTTGGCGCATGGCTGATTTCGAAGGATGCTCTGCAGCCGCGTTTGAAACCGGTGTTGGTCGATTACATGGCTCGGCTTGAAACGGGTATTCGGGAGTTCCGGAAAAATCCATCGCAGGCGTTGGACTTGTGGCTTGAAAAATATCCGGTAAATTTACCTCGTCCCCTTATCGAAGACTATTTTAGCGTCTTGGACTACCATTTTACGGATGAACGCAAGCTGTCGTTAGCTCTTTTTTTCAAATTAGCGTCTCAAATGGGGCTTGTTGAATCGAATCCGCCGATAGAGTACCTCGAGTAA
- a CDS encoding nuclease-related domain-containing protein, whose translation MISSLIALLIKVAIVLVVVVVIKSLKSSSSDNSLNKNTSTISDRVKSYAQENQEYYESIVNSSSFNFNDRFNICPDKSDLGDYGEFLTFKEIVRWSSCHSYNYKILRNINIGTHCEIDLVWIHETGIYVFESKNISGQIYGDENSNQWCKILNNRTKKQFYNPIFQNNGHINALKRILGNHYSYCSIIVFSERCELKDIPPNTQSRIITKRNYLQSKLTERIAREQSRLSIAQIEALYRKLIPYAYASQDIKQKHSDYINKKYGYKNGNDDDVDLPF comes from the coding sequence ATGATATCTTCTCTAATAGCTTTGTTAATAAAGGTTGCAATAGTACTTGTTGTTGTAGTAGTAATTAAGTCTTTGAAATCTTCAAGTTCTGACAATTCTTTAAATAAAAACACTTCTACCATCTCAGACAGAGTAAAAAGCTATGCTCAGGAAAATCAAGAATACTATGAATCTATCGTAAACAGCAGTTCCTTTAATTTCAATGACAGATTCAACATATGCCCAGACAAATCTGATTTAGGAGATTATGGTGAATTTCTAACATTCAAAGAAATTGTTAGATGGTCGAGTTGCCATAGTTATAATTACAAAATTTTAAGAAATATCAATATAGGGACTCATTGCGAAATAGACCTTGTATGGATTCACGAAACAGGGATATATGTTTTCGAAAGCAAAAATATTTCTGGACAAATATACGGAGACGAAAACAGTAACCAATGGTGCAAAATACTTAATAACAGAACAAAAAAACAATTCTACAATCCAATCTTTCAAAACAACGGTCACATTAACGCTCTTAAACGCATATTAGGAAATCATTATTCCTACTGTTCCATAATAGTTTTTAGTGAACGATGTGAATTAAAAGATATTCCCCCTAACACACAATCAAGAATTATTACAAAACGAAATTATTTACAATCAAAACTAACAGAAAGAATCGCAAGAGAACAAAGCAGACTTTCAATTGCGCAAATCGAAGCCCTATATCGAAAGCTTATTCCATACGCATACGCTTCGCAAGACATCAAACAAAAACACTCTGATTACATCAACAAGAAATATGGTTACAAAAATGGCAACGATGATGATGTAGATTTACCTTTCTAA
- a CDS encoding glycoside hydrolase family 5 protein has product MNKERLRGVNLGGWFSQVDCIEEKDPVGFPGVVGHIKTFLGTSDFKRIHDAGFNHVRLPVDYFNLFKGDELKPDEEIFALLDKALKDIQDADLDVILDLHKCPGHDFHLASNHEQAFFADANARKDTRKIWAYMAERYSSMPRVMMELLNEPAASDSKVWDKVKDEIFWEIRKHAPKNTIVVGANKWNSAREFEFLTPLDDDNAIYSFHTYTPVTFTHQGAAWIDDPFFNIERPWPGDYAAPETDGRTRLHVEYGRWDKAQLQASIQNALDFRAKYDLPVSCNEFGVYVQVPRKYQLAWMRDFLDILRDADVGYSYWNYKNLDFGLVSKGESLHNNLPQYNNPERLDRELMEMIAKG; this is encoded by the coding sequence ATGAATAAAGAAAGATTGCGCGGAGTGAATTTGGGCGGATGGTTCAGTCAAGTTGACTGCATCGAAGAAAAGGACCCTGTCGGTTTTCCGGGAGTGGTCGGACACATCAAGACGTTCCTAGGAACAAGCGATTTCAAGCGCATCCACGATGCGGGGTTCAACCACGTACGCTTGCCGGTGGACTACTTTAATTTATTTAAAGGAGACGAACTCAAGCCGGACGAAGAAATCTTTGCGCTCTTGGACAAGGCTCTCAAGGACATCCAGGATGCCGACCTCGATGTGATTCTCGATTTGCACAAGTGCCCGGGTCACGACTTCCACCTCGCCAGCAATCACGAACAAGCTTTCTTTGCCGATGCGAACGCCCGCAAGGACACGCGCAAGATTTGGGCATACATGGCAGAACGCTACAGTTCCATGCCGCGCGTGATGATGGAACTTTTGAATGAACCGGCCGCAAGCGATTCCAAGGTTTGGGACAAAGTCAAAGACGAAATCTTCTGGGAAATCCGCAAGCACGCTCCGAAGAACACGATTGTCGTAGGCGCCAACAAATGGAACAGCGCAAGGGAATTTGAATTCTTGACACCGCTCGATGACGACAACGCCATCTACAGTTTCCACACCTACACGCCGGTGACGTTCACACACCAAGGCGCAGCCTGGATTGACGACCCGTTCTTCAATATTGAACGCCCGTGGCCAGGCGACTACGCCGCACCGGAAACAGACGGAAGAACGCGACTCCACGTGGAATACGGCAGATGGGACAAGGCTCAGTTGCAGGCTAGCATCCAGAACGCCCTTGATTTCCGCGCCAAGTACGACTTGCCCGTAAGCTGCAATGAATTCGGCGTTTACGTACAAGTTCCTCGCAAGTATCAACTTGCCTGGATGCGCGACTTCCTTGACATTCTTCGCGATGCCGACGTGGGTTACAGCTACTGGAACTACAAGAACTTGGACTTCGGTCTCGTCTCTAAAGGCGAATCGCTGCACAACAATTTACCGCAGTACAACAATCCCGAACGCCTCGACCGCGAACTCATGGAAATGATCGCGAAAGGGTAA
- a CDS encoding NYN domain-containing protein, producing the protein MNHIAIFIDAENLTNWIKHDGVQSLMDELLPLGQIVVRKAYGKWSSPQLIPMQSALNENGFELVHTFHPVSGKNSTDIKMTVDTMEVALDSQVQWIVLATGDSDFSPLFRKLREQGKEVIGVGPKSPLSECVKNSCSRYIYTDDATVADEDSGDEVSDAKERANRLVSEKIDSMEMLRSVLQKEDGPIALAAIKPKMLGLDNAFNEKRLGFKTFKDFVKSADFVQMTDVGGGSYTVALAEQKVAVEEDAQMILAKALKRKGWDMFPRNMLKKIYAEACDLTSFVPMNKQDLVQEIVAKNIAGTTSSIINRALGTFFKAKLVTISGGDDKLWTVAETNQYWKEIDKAMLDRLRVSLKETGQKVPKKDIVAILYGKYAEGEAEKLV; encoded by the coding sequence ATGAACCACATTGCAATTTTTATCGACGCGGAAAACCTTACCAATTGGATCAAGCACGACGGCGTGCAGTCCCTCATGGACGAACTTTTGCCGTTGGGGCAGATTGTCGTGCGCAAGGCGTATGGCAAATGGTCTTCGCCGCAGCTGATTCCAATGCAGTCGGCGCTCAACGAGAACGGATTTGAACTTGTGCATACATTCCATCCGGTGAGCGGTAAAAATTCGACGGACATCAAGATGACAGTCGATACCATGGAAGTGGCGCTCGATTCGCAGGTGCAGTGGATTGTTCTTGCAACGGGCGATTCCGATTTTTCGCCCCTGTTCCGCAAACTCCGCGAACAAGGTAAAGAAGTGATTGGTGTGGGCCCCAAGTCCCCGTTGAGCGAGTGCGTCAAGAATTCTTGCTCCAGATACATTTATACTGACGATGCGACTGTCGCCGATGAAGATTCCGGCGATGAAGTGTCCGATGCCAAGGAACGTGCAAATAGGCTTGTCTCCGAAAAGATTGATTCCATGGAAATGCTCCGGAGCGTTTTGCAAAAAGAAGATGGCCCGATTGCACTTGCGGCAATCAAGCCCAAGATGCTCGGGCTCGATAACGCGTTTAACGAAAAGCGCCTCGGTTTCAAGACGTTCAAGGATTTCGTAAAGTCCGCGGACTTTGTGCAAATGACGGATGTGGGCGGCGGCTCTTACACGGTTGCCCTTGCAGAGCAGAAAGTCGCTGTTGAAGAAGATGCGCAGATGATTCTTGCAAAAGCGCTCAAGCGTAAGGGCTGGGATATGTTCCCGCGCAACATGCTCAAAAAGATTTATGCCGAAGCTTGTGACTTGACTTCGTTTGTTCCGATGAACAAGCAGGATTTAGTTCAGGAAATTGTTGCAAAGAATATTGCCGGTACGACAAGCAGCATCATCAACCGCGCTCTGGGAACTTTTTTCAAGGCGAAACTTGTGACCATCAGCGGTGGTGATGACAAGCTTTGGACCGTTGCCGAAACAAACCAGTATTGGAAAGAAATAGACAAGGCCATGCTCGACAGGCTTCGCGTAAGCCTCAAGGAAACCGGTCAGAAGGTTCCCAAGAAAGACATTGTCGCTATTTTGTACGGAAAGTACGCCGAAGGCGAAGCCGAAAAGCTGGTGTAA